A segment of the Fusobacterium ulcerans genome:
TATCAACCCTTTTTAAAAATCTTTCTCTTAATTCACTATCACTCTCACTATCCTTTCCACCTACTGCTGCTCCTTGATTGGTTATTTTATTTATTCCAATTAAAACCTGTGTCATAATTGTTATTGTATTTTCTTCTGTATTTCCTATTTTTCCAGCTTCTAAAGCTATAACTTCTAATTCTTTTTTCTTTGTATTATCTATTATTTCTGTTGTAGTATTTAAAGTTACATATTTTTTACCATCCTCTGTCTCCACTCCCCAGCCTGCTGGTATTTCTGTTCCCTCTTCTGCCTCTATTGTTATCTTTGCTGTTGCTTTTGTTGCTGCTCTCCATTTCATATTCAAATAACTTGTTATAATACCTAAATCCTGCCCTGTAGCTGTATATACACTTCTATTATTATATTGTGCCAATCCTTGCAAATCTGTGTCATACTCTTCTGCTGCATCAAATTTTAATAAAGATATTATTAAATTACTATCTGTTACCCTTATATCTGGTTTTACAGTTTTAAATTCTGCTAGTTTTCTTTTGTATATCTCTGTAAGTGTAGGGACAATAAAGCCGTTTTCTGTTATATATATCATTCTATTATCAACTCCCTATCCTGCCCTTTCAGTACTATTTCTATCTTCAAATTGTTATTATCCGTGAATTCTATTTTCTTTATTCTGTCTATTTTATATTTTTTTATAACTTTTGATATTTCATTTATAATTCTTCTATTTTCTACCTTTCCTTGCAATATTCCTGTATTTCTGTCATTTAACCAGGGAACTCCAAAATTTGTATTTAGATGCCATTGTTCTTTATTTTGGCATAGTTCAACTCTTATAGCTTGCATTATGTCTTCTTCTTCA
Coding sequences within it:
- a CDS encoding baseplate J/gp47 family protein, translating into MIYITENGFIVPTLTEIYKRKLAEFKTVKPDIRVTDSNLIISLLKFDAAEEYDTDLQGLAQYNNRSVYTATGQDLGIITSYLNMKWRAATKATAKITIEAEEGTEIPAGWGVETEDGKKYVTLNTTTEIIDNTKKKELEVIALEAGKIGNTEENTITIMTQVLIGINKITNQGAAVGGKDSESDSELRERFLKRVDSINSFSCEGIRNYVINNSSVDRCQVLENETDEYDEAGRPPHSYEIIVTGETDENMFKIIKDYKLAGIRTWGDIRKEIENITYGFSRATVKDLYIRIELTASKEYWKEENIDNIKKALISYVDNVDVAGTVYIWKLIGETYQNSEGIINLEVLLGDSMEDLKAIDYKLLNKNIPRLLEENILINVEIKE